Proteins from one Kazachstania africana CBS 2517 chromosome 1, complete genome genomic window:
- the SPT6 gene encoding chromatin-remodeling histone chaperone SPT6 (similar to Saccharomyces cerevisiae SPT6 (YGR116W); ancestral locus Anc_3.460): protein MDEEERSKAIHEEPREEIIDNDENGIPSDEEEGEDVFDSSEDDENLDDDEEEARNIKEGFIVDEDEEEEEDDDDVTKRKRKHKRRNRDEEDDRLSEDDLDLLMENAGVKRAVESTSGNRLKRLKRVGEDEEVEEDDEIRKGTRPQDSGTSQLDSIFADIDEGPRRDHEEDELDEDLDEDRRKARKTGMLDELDDFIEEDEFSDEDEETRQERRAERRLQQQQRLKSSAEITGLSSEKIDEMYDIFGDGHDYDWALEIENEELDEANLAAEGRDEFDEEGGMKKQTKKVPALHDIYDLEDLKQNLLTEEDMIIRKTDIPERFQEIRTDINNYGGLSTEDQKLEKNWISDKVAVDKNFDPSYDLTEFKEAIGNAIRFMTEDNLEVPFIYAYRRNYISSRVSGGFVLTEDDLWDVLRLDIEFNSIINKRDYVKKFYEELDVQDSDVDDYFQNQSNASVTELNALQDIHSYLEFKYAQKINTSVQNNSANGFNSAKKHLKNTSYEKFKNSPLYQAIKEIGITADDVGENVSSQHQIHNAVDHATSKPLEVIESVVKENLTELQVFSNNLGLAMETVKKYYSLELSKNIKVREKVRSDFYRYYLVDTVLTKKGKNEIQRGSPYEDIKYAINRTPMHFRRDPDIFLRMLEAENLNLLNIKIHMSSQGQYIDHLFQIALETTNTSELATEWNEFRKAAFKEAMEHIFSDISREIKDDLTKTCQKLVAKVVRHKFMTKLDQAPFIPNLKDPKIPKVLSLTCGQGRFGSDAIIAVFLNRKGDLVKDFKIVENPFDKNNAQAFEDKLDEIIQTCQANAIGINGPNPKTEKFYKKVLEVIHKKQIVDNRGHSIPVIYVEDEVALRYQSSKRAADEFPNKPTLVKYCIALARYMHSPLLEYANLSIEELTSLAIHPLQSLLPYDILKSALESAFVDIVNLVGVEINKATDNDYYASALKYISGFGRRKAIDFIQSLHRLNEPLLARQQLITHNILHKTIFMNSAGFLYISWNDKRQRYEDVEHDQLDSTRIHPEDYHLATKVAADALEYDPDTIAEKEDQGSMSEFIDLLKKDPDCRTKLESLNLDQYAEQLESSTGQRKLNNLSTIVLELLDGFEELRNDFHPLQGEEIFHSLSGETEKTFFKGCIIPVRVERFWHNDIKCITNSEVDCIVNAQRHAGAQYKRPANEIYEIGKTYPAKVIYIDYANISAEVSLLEHDIKHEYVPINYSKDPAIWDIQQEMKDLEEEKKITTERARAKRTHRVINHPYYFPFNGRQAEDYLRSKDRGDFVIRQSSRGDDHLTVTWKLDRDLFEHIDIKELEKENPLALGKVLVVDGQRYHDLDQLIVEFLQQKIRLLNEMTSNEKFKKGTPKEVTKFIEDYSKVNPKKSVYYFSLNYDHPGWFFINFKINANSKLYTWNVKLTNTGFYLVNYNYPSVVQLCNGFKTLLKSNRGRNPSSRP from the coding sequence ATGGACGAAGAAGAGAGATCAAAGGCAATTCATGAGGAACCCAGGGAAGAAATTAtagataatgatgaaaacgGTATCCCTAgcgatgaagaagaagggGAAGACGTTTTTGATTCAtcagaagatgatgaaaacctggatgatgatgaggaagagGCCAGAAACATAAAAGAAGGGTTTATAgtagatgaagatgaggaagaagaagaagatgatgacgatgttaccaaaagaaagaggaaacataagagaagaaatagaGACGAGGAAGATGACCGTCTATCTGAAGACGATTTGGACCTTTTGATGGAAAACGCGGGGGTTAAAAGAGCCGTGGAATCTACATCTGGTAAtagattgaaaagattgaaaagagtcggtgaagatgaagaagtcGAAGAAGACGATGAAATCAGGAAAGGTACTAGGCCTCAGGATTCTGGAACATCTCAATTAGACTCTATCTTTGCAGATATTGATGAAGGCCCAAGAAGGGATCACGAAGAAGACGAGCTAGATGAAGACTTAGACGAAGATAGAAGAAAAGCTCGGAAGACTGGTATGTTAGATGAATTGGACGATTTTatcgaagaagatgaattttctgatgaagacgaagaaaCCAGACAAGAAAGAAGAGCCGAACGAAGAttacaacaacagcaaaGACTAAAATCGTCGGCTGAAATAACAGGTTTATCATCTGAAAAGATAGATGAAATGTATGATATTTTTGGTGACGGTCACGATTATGACTGGGCccttgaaattgaaaatgaagagtTAGATGAGGCAAATCTGGCTGCGGAAGGTCGAGATGAATTCGATGAAGAAGGTGGAAtgaaaaaacaaacaaaaaaagtgCCTGCTCTACATGATATTTATGATTTAGAAGATTTAAAACAAAATCTATTAACCGAGGAAGATAtgataataagaaaaacCGATATTCCAGAGagatttcaagaaattagaaCTGATATTAACAATTACGGTGGTCTCTCCACTGAAGATCAAAAGTTGGagaaaaattggataaGTGACAAAGTTGCtgttgataaaaatttcgATCCATCATACGACCTTactgaattcaaagaagcAATTGGTAATGCTATTAGATTCATGACAGAAGATAACCTTGAAGTTCCATTTATTTACGCTTACCGTCGTAACTATATTTCTTCCAGAGTAAGTGGCGGTTTCGTTCTGACTGAAGATGACCTTTGGGATGTCTTAAGGTTAgacattgaattcaatagTATAATTAATAAAAGGGATTATGTTAAGAAATTCTATGAAGAATTAGACGTTCAAGACTCCGATGTTGATGACTATTTCCAGAACCAATCCAATGCATCTGTTACTGAGTTAAATGCTTTACAAGATATTCACAGTTACTTGGAATTCAAATATGCACAAAAAATCAACACTTCGGTTCAAAATAATTCAGCGAACGGTTTTAACAGTGCCAAGaagcatttgaaaaatacaaGTTACGAAAAGTTCAAGAATAGTCCGCTTTATCAAGCAATCAAGGAAATTGGTATCACAGCAGATGATGTCGGTGAAAATGTTAGTTCTCAACACCAAATTCATAACGCTGTCGACCACGCAACCTCGAAGCCCTTAGAAGTTATAGAATCAGTTGTAAAGGAAAACTTGACTGAGTTGCAAGTGTTTTCAAATAACCTAGGTTTAGCAATGGAAACGGTTAAGAAATATTACTCCCTGGAACTttctaaaaatattaaGGTAAGAGAAAAAGTCAGATCGGATTTTTACAGATATTACCTAGTGGATACGGTCCTAACAAAGAAAGGTAAAAATGAGATTCAAAGAGGGTCACCTTACGAAGACATCAAGTATGCTATTAACAGAACTCCAATGCACTTCCGTAGAGATCCTGATATTTTCTTGCGTATGCTGGAGGCAGAAAActtgaatttattgaacaTTAAAATTCACATGTCATCACAAGGCCAATATATCGATcatcttttccaaattgCATTAGAGACCACAAATACCTCTGAATTAGCTACTGAGTGGAATGAATTCCGTAAAGCCGCATTCAAAGAAGCTATGGAACACATATTCTCAGATATTTCTCGAGAGATCAAAGATGACTTGACAAAGACTTGCCAGAAATTAGTCGCTAAAGTTGTTCGTCACAAGTTCATGACTAAGTTGGATCAAGCTCCATTTataccaaatttaaaagatccaaaaattcCAAAGGTTTTGAGTTTAACATGTGGACAAGGTAGATTTGGTTCAGATGCCATTATTGCTGTTTTTTTGAATCGTAAGGGTGATTTAGTGAAGGACTTTAAAATTGTTGAGAATCCATTTGATAAGAATAACGCCCAagcttttgaagataaactTGATGAGATAATACAGACCTGTCAAGCAAATGCCATTGGTATTAATGGACCAAATCCAAAGACagagaaattttacaaaaaagtGTTGGAAGTGATTCATAAAAAGCAAATTGTTGATAATAGGGGTCATAGTATTCCTGTCATATATGTAGAGGACGAGGTAGCCTTGCGTTATCAAAGCTCCAAGCGTGCTGCTGACGAATTCCCTAACAAGCCAACACTTGTAAAATATTGTATTGCTCTTGCACGTTACATGCATTCCCCACTCTTAGAATATGCTAACttatcaattgaagaacTCACTTCATTGGCCATTCACCCTCTTCAATCGTTGTTACCCTATGACATACTGAAAAGTGCTTTGGAAAGTGCTTTTGTAGATATTGTCAATTTGGTTGGTGTCGAAATAAATAAGGCCACCGACAACGATTATTATGCGAGTGCActaaaatatatttctgGATTTGGTAGACGTAAAGCTATTGACTTCATTCAATCGTTACATAGACTGAACGAACCACTGTTGGCACGTCAACAGTTGATCACCCACAATATCCTACACAAAACTATTTTCATGAACTCTGCTGGGTTCTTATACATTTCTTGGAATGATAAGAGACAGAGATACGAAGATGTCGAGCATGATCAACTAGATAGTACTAGAATTCATCCTGAAGATTATCATTTAGCAACCAAGGTTGCGGCAGATGCTCTTGAGTATGATCCTGATACGATTGCTGAAAAGGAAGACCAGGGTTCTATGAGtgaattcattgatttattgaagaaagatcCTGACTGTCGAACGAAGCTCgaatctttaaatttggaTCAATATGCAGAACAGCTAGAGAGTTCTACTGGCCAAAGGAAGTTGAATAACCTAAGTACTATTGTTCTAGAATTGTTAGATGGATTTGAGGAGCTAAGAAATGATTTTCACCCATTGCAAGGAGAGGAAATTTTCCATAGTTTATCTGGAGAAACTGAAAAGACGTTCTTCAAAGGGTGCATTATTCCAGTTAGGgttgaaagattttggCATAATGATATCAAATGTATAACAAACTCGGAGGTTGACTGTATTGTCAATGCACAACGTCATGCTGGTGCACAATACAAAAGACCtgcaaatgaaatttatgaaattgGCAAGACCTATCCAGCTAAAGTTATCTATATTGATTACGCTAACATTTCAGCCGAAGTTTCCCTCTTAGAGCATGATATTAAGCATGAGTATGTTCCTATAAACTATAGCAAGGATCCCGCAATTTGGGATATACAGCAAGAAATGAAAGActtagaagaagaaaagaaaattacgACTGAAAGAGCACGTGCAAAAAGGACGCACCGTGTTATTAACCATCCATACTATTTCCCTTTCAACGGTAGACAAGCAGAAGATTACTTAAGGAGTAAAGATCGTGGCGATTTTGTTATTAGACAATCTAGTCGTGGTGATGATCACTTGACTGTTACCTGGAAATTAGACAGAGATTTGTTTGAACATATTGACataaaagaattagaaaaagaaaatccaTTGGCATTGGGTAAAGTGTTGGTGGTCGATGGCCAGAGATACCATGATCTTGATCAATTGattgttgaatttttgcAACAAAAGATTAGgttattgaatgaaatgacgtctaatgaaaaattcaagaaggGTACCCCAAAAGAGGTTACGAAATTTATTGAGGATTATTCTAAAGTTAATCCTAAAAAATCTGTTTATTATTTCAGTTTGAATTATGATCATCCAGGTTGGttcttcattaatttcaagattaaCGCAAATAGTAAATTGTACACTTGGAATGTCAAATTAACAAATACTGGTTTTTATTTGGTTAATTACAACTATCCAAGTGTGGTTCAATTATGTAATGGGTTCAAGACACTATTGAAATCCAATAGAGGTAGAAATCCAAGTTCTAGGCCATAA
- the YLH47 gene encoding Ylh47p (similar to Saccharomyces cerevisiae YLH47 (YPR125W); ancestral locus Anc_3.461), whose product MFSSRLYGLSNELMIGGGRLLPSSTMMVQISRTNKIAAFNPYSIRLNSTSSKLASKGKNEQAKSSLWMKVKHEASHYWNGTKLLGFEIKISSRLLMKMLAGNSLSRRENLQLKRTTKDVVRLVPFSAFVLIPFAELLLPIALKLFPNLLPSTYESKKDKESKLENLRKTREVVTEIIRENKSHFKPIGISDNQKKIFNDFYTHVRETGEPESRKQLIEVAKLFTDDTVLDNLTRPHLVALAKYMNIQPFGNDVILRYRIRYKMLELKKDDFSIFYEDAENLTPVELKNACASRGIRIKNVNDSTLRDNLRLWLNMRLKDKIPSTLLILATSYNYGDVSSKKSLYDSLCDVLSGLPDELYHEVEVNVVNENTVTAKEKLEQLKEQDEIMKEEEEQEGESVVRVEDKLNLDEVDQSHGTDQRLLDTKSKDSKTINGE is encoded by the coding sequence ATGTTTTCATCAAGGCTCTATGGCCTTAGTAATGAATTAATGATAGGGGGTGGACGTTTGTTACCATCATCGACTATGATGGTTCAGATTTCGAGAACAAATAAAATCGCAGCCTTTAACCCCTATAGTATCCGTCTCAATAGTACTAGTAGCAAGCTAGCTTCAAAAGGTAAAAATGAGCAGGCAAAAAGTTCACTTTGGATGAAAGTAAAACATGAAGCTAGTCACTATTGGAATGGTACTAAATTGTTAGGATTCGAGATCAAGATATCTTCAAGGTTACTGATGAAAATGCTAGCGGGGAATTCGTTGTCTCGTAGAGAAAATTTGCAACTGAAGAGAACGACAAAAGATGTGGTCAGACTTGTTCCATTTTCTGCTTTTGTATTGATCCCATTCGCTGAGCTATTGTTACCAATAGCTTTGAAACTATTCCCAAATCTATTACCTTCAACATATGAATCCAAAAAGGATAAAGAGTCCAAGTTGGAGAATTTAAGGAAAACAAGAGAAGTGGTTACTGAGATTATTAGAGAAAATAAGTCCCATTTCAAGCCAATTGGGATATCTGATAAccaaaagaagattttcaatgatttctATACACATGTGAGAGAAACGGGAGAACCTGAATCAAGAAAACAGCTTATAGAAGTGGCAAAATTATTCACTGACGACACTGTCCTAGATAACTTGACACGACCCCACTTGGTTGCATTAGCAAAATATATGAACATTCAACCATTCGGAAATGACGTTATATTGCGTTATAGAATCAGATATAAAATGCtagaattgaagaaagatgatTTTTCCATCTTTTATGAGGATGCTGAAAATTTAACACCAGTAGAGCTAAAAAATGCTTGCGCTTCTAGGGGTATTAGAATCAAAAATGTCAATGACTCCACTTTAAGGGACAATTTAAGGCTGTGGCTCAATATGagattgaaagataaaataCCGTCTACCTTACTAATTCTAGCAACTAGTTATAACTATGGCGATGTCTCTTCTAAAAAATCGTTGTACGACTCATTATGCGATGTGTTGAGCGGGCTACCAGACGAGCTGTATCACGAAGTGGAAGTGAATGTtgtaaatgaaaatacTGTGACTGCCAAGGAGAAACTGGAACAGCTGAAGGAACAGGACGAGATCatgaaggaagaagaggaacaAGAAGGTGAATCTGTTGTCAGAGTAGAAGATAAACTAAACCTAGACGAAGTAGATCAGTCTCATGGCACCGACCAGAGGTTGCTTGATACAAAGTCTAAAGACTCCAAGACTATCAATGGAGAATGA